Proteins from a genomic interval of Pseudomonas anuradhapurensis:
- a CDS encoding NAD(P)/FAD-dependent oxidoreductase produces the protein MTVPIAIIGAGIAGLSAAQALQKAGQSVHLFDKGHGSGGRMASKRSEAGALDLGAQYFTARDRRFVEQVQQWVAAGWAEQWKPQLYNYRDGELSPSPDEQTRWVGVPRMSAITRGLLKDVTVNFGCRIAEVFRGKQYWHLQDTEGCSHGPYSRVVIAVPAPQATPLLAATPKLAAVAAGVQMEPTWAVALAFQTPLDTPMQGCFVQDNPLDWLARNRSKPGRDEQLDTWVLHATSAWSRQHIDLAKEEVIEQLWGEFAELVGCVVPAPTFALAHRWLYARPTSNHEWGALADADQGLYACGDWCLSGRVEGAWLSGQEAARRLLEHLE, from the coding sequence ATGACAGTACCAATCGCCATCATCGGGGCCGGTATCGCCGGCCTGTCTGCCGCCCAGGCTTTGCAGAAGGCCGGGCAATCCGTGCATTTGTTCGACAAAGGCCATGGCAGTGGCGGGCGCATGGCCAGCAAGCGCAGCGAGGCTGGCGCGCTGGATCTTGGTGCCCAGTACTTCACCGCGCGCGACCGGCGCTTCGTCGAGCAGGTGCAACAGTGGGTTGCCGCCGGCTGGGCCGAGCAATGGAAACCGCAGCTGTACAACTACCGCGATGGCGAACTCAGCCCCTCGCCCGACGAGCAGACGCGCTGGGTGGGGGTACCGCGCATGAGCGCCATCACCCGCGGCCTGCTCAAGGATGTGACCGTCAACTTCGGCTGCCGCATCGCCGAAGTGTTCCGTGGCAAGCAGTACTGGCACCTGCAGGATACCGAAGGCTGCAGCCACGGCCCGTACAGCCGCGTGGTCATCGCCGTGCCGGCCCCACAAGCCACACCGCTGCTGGCCGCTACCCCGAAGCTGGCTGCCGTTGCTGCTGGCGTGCAGATGGAGCCTACCTGGGCCGTCGCCCTGGCCTTCCAGACCCCGCTGGACACCCCGATGCAAGGCTGCTTCGTGCAGGACAACCCACTCGACTGGCTGGCGCGCAACCGCAGCAAACCAGGCCGTGACGAGCAGCTCGACACCTGGGTGCTGCACGCCACCTCAGCCTGGAGCCGGCAACACATCGACCTGGCCAAGGAAGAGGTGATCGAACAGCTGTGGGGCGAATTCGCCGAGCTGGTCGGCTGCGTGGTACCGGCACCGACCTTTGCCTTGGCCCACCGCTGGCTATATGCCCGCCCGACCAGCAACCATGAATGGGGCGCGCTGGCCGATGCCGACCAAGGCTTGTACGCCTGTGGCGACTGGTGCCTGTCCGGGCGTGTCGAGGGCGCCTGGCTGAGTGGCCAGGAAGCAGCGCGGCGGTTGCTTGAACACCTTGAGTGA
- a CDS encoding TIGR01777 family oxidoreductase: MHILLTGGTGLIGRHLCRYWLGQGHRLTVWSRRPEQVPTICGAGVRGIARLEQLEPGDQLDAVVNLAGAPIADRPWTATRRNLLWASRIALTEQLLSWLGSREQRPEVLISGSAVGWYGDGGERELSEASPPVREDFASQLCIAWEETALRSQAQGIRVVLVRTGLVLASDGGFLSRLRLPFKLGLGGPLGHGRQWMPWIHIDDQVALIDFLLQHKDASGPYNACAPEPVRNREFARRLGRTLHRPALLPVPAVLLKALLGELSILLLGGQRARPVRLLAAGFTFRFNDLQSALDNLSSQL, translated from the coding sequence ATGCATATATTACTGACAGGCGGCACCGGGTTGATTGGCCGGCACCTGTGCCGCTACTGGCTTGGCCAGGGACATCGGCTGACGGTGTGGAGCCGCCGACCTGAGCAGGTGCCGACGATCTGCGGGGCGGGCGTGCGTGGCATCGCCCGCCTGGAGCAACTGGAGCCGGGCGATCAGCTCGATGCGGTGGTCAACCTGGCCGGTGCACCGATCGCCGACCGCCCCTGGACGGCGACTCGGCGCAACCTGCTGTGGGCCAGCCGTATCGCCCTCACCGAACAATTGCTGAGCTGGCTGGGCAGCCGTGAGCAGCGCCCGGAAGTGCTGATCTCGGGTTCGGCGGTGGGCTGGTACGGGGACGGCGGCGAACGCGAGCTGAGCGAGGCTTCACCCCCGGTGCGAGAGGATTTCGCCAGCCAGTTGTGCATTGCCTGGGAAGAAACCGCCCTGCGTTCGCAGGCCCAGGGCATCCGCGTGGTGCTGGTACGGACCGGGTTGGTGCTGGCCAGCGATGGCGGCTTTTTGTCGCGCCTGCGCCTGCCCTTCAAGCTGGGACTGGGCGGGCCCCTGGGCCACGGGCGGCAATGGATGCCCTGGATCCATATAGACGACCAGGTGGCCCTGATTGATTTTCTCTTGCAGCACAAGGACGCCAGCGGTCCCTATAATGCCTGCGCCCCAGAGCCGGTGCGCAACCGCGAGTTCGCCAGGCGCCTGGGCCGCACCTTGCATCGCCCGGCGCTGCTGCCGGTGCCGGCGGTGCTGCTCAAGGCCCTTCTGGGCGAGCTGTCGATCCTGCTGCTCGGCGGCCAGCGCGCGCGCCCGGTACGCTTGCTGGCGGCAGGCTTCACCTTCCGCTTCAACGATCTGCAATCGGCCCTGGACAACCTGTCCAGCCAACTTTGA
- the hemH gene encoding ferrochelatase has translation MTDHALLLVNLGSPASTSVADVRRYLDQFLMDPYVVDLPWPLRRLLVSLILIKRPEQSAHAYGSIWWDEGSPLVVLTRRLQAAMVEHWPHGPVEIAMRYGQPALPEVLERLARQGVRKVTLAPLYPQFADSTVTTVVEQARRTIEEQRLALQMRVLQPFYQHPAYIEALAASARSYLEQPYDHVLLSFHGLPERHLKKLFPKGSRHDLRAADCCHDASAEVRAVCYRGQCLATAKAFAQKMGIAEGKWSVSFQSRLGRDKWIEPYTETRLDELAKAGVKKLLVMCPAFVADCIETLEEIGMRGSEQFVEAGGQELVLVPCLNDHPEWARVLADMCEKA, from the coding sequence ATGACCGATCACGCTCTGCTGCTGGTCAACCTGGGTTCCCCTGCCTCCACTTCGGTGGCCGATGTGCGCCGCTACCTCGACCAGTTCCTCATGGACCCGTATGTGGTCGACCTGCCCTGGCCGCTGCGGCGCCTGCTGGTGTCGCTGATCCTGATCAAGCGGCCGGAGCAGTCGGCGCACGCCTATGGCTCGATCTGGTGGGACGAGGGCTCGCCGCTGGTGGTGCTGACCCGGCGCCTGCAGGCGGCCATGGTCGAACACTGGCCCCACGGCCCGGTGGAAATCGCCATGCGCTACGGCCAGCCGGCCTTGCCTGAGGTGCTGGAACGGCTTGCCCGACAAGGCGTGCGCAAGGTGACCCTGGCGCCGCTTTACCCACAGTTCGCCGACAGCACGGTGACCACCGTGGTAGAGCAGGCCAGGCGGACCATCGAAGAGCAGCGGTTAGCGCTGCAGATGCGCGTGCTGCAACCGTTCTACCAACACCCGGCGTACATCGAGGCGCTGGCCGCCAGCGCCCGTTCTTACCTGGAACAGCCGTATGACCACGTACTGCTCAGCTTCCATGGCCTGCCGGAGCGGCACCTGAAGAAGCTGTTCCCCAAAGGCAGCCGGCACGACCTGCGGGCTGCCGATTGTTGCCATGATGCGTCCGCCGAGGTACGGGCGGTTTGCTACCGTGGGCAGTGCCTGGCCACGGCCAAGGCCTTTGCGCAGAAAATGGGCATCGCCGAGGGTAAGTGGTCGGTATCGTTCCAGTCGCGGCTGGGCCGGGACAAGTGGATCGAGCCCTACACCGAGACGCGGCTGGATGAGTTGGCCAAGGCTGGGGTGAAGAAGTTGCTGGTGATGTGCCCGGCATTCGTCGCCGATTGCATCGAGACGCTGGAAGAAATCGGCATGCGTGGCAGCGAGCAGTTTGTCGAGGCGGGTGGGCAGGAGCTGGTGCTGGTGCCGTGCCTGAATGACCACCCGGAGTGGGCGAGGGTGCTGGCTGACATGTGCGAAAAGGCTTGA